In one Alphaproteobacteria bacterium genomic region, the following are encoded:
- a CDS encoding cation transporter, with translation MSGGCCGSEAKFDGASVAFRRALWAVIAINAAMFVVEISAGALAGSKALQADALDFLGDTATYALSLCVIGMSIRARSLAAVFKGLSLGGMGVWVLGSSIYQAFLIGVPKAEVMGAIGFLALAANMASVVILMRFKDGDANVRSVWLCSRNDAIGNIAVMLAAIGVWGTGTGWPDLVVAAVMAGLFSWSAVQIIRQAFEELPMPRDTSGR, from the coding sequence ATGAGTGGTGGGTGTTGCGGATCGGAAGCAAAGTTCGATGGCGCGTCGGTTGCGTTTCGCCGTGCGCTGTGGGCGGTTATCGCTATTAACGCAGCGATGTTCGTTGTCGAGATTTCCGCCGGTGCGTTAGCGGGATCGAAGGCGCTACAGGCCGATGCACTCGATTTCCTTGGCGATACAGCGACATATGCCCTGAGCCTCTGCGTCATCGGCATGTCTATCCGGGCACGGTCGCTTGCTGCGGTGTTCAAGGGGCTAAGCCTTGGTGGGATGGGCGTCTGGGTTCTCGGCAGCTCGATTTATCAGGCCTTCCTCATCGGCGTGCCCAAGGCGGAGGTTATGGGGGCAATTGGATTTCTTGCGCTTGCCGCCAATATGGCCAGTGTCGTTATCCTAATGCGGTTCAAGGACGGCGACGCTAATGTCCGCTCGGTTTGGCTGTGCAGCCGCAATGACGCCATCGGCAATATCGCTGTTATGCTCGCGGCGATCGGCGTTTGGGGCACGGGAACGGGGTGGCCCGACCTCGTTGTCGCAGCCGTCATGGCAGGGCTGTTTTCATGGTCCGCAGTCCAGATCATTCGCCAAGCCTTCGAGGAACTGCCCATGCCACGTGACACGTCAGGACGGTAA
- a CDS encoding cytochrome c biogenesis protein CcdA codes for MLELSGIGLIAAFLAGAVSFVSPCVLPLVPGYISYVAGQTAGATVVESSHRRRQALSMGLYFVLGFSTIFMALGASATALGQMLLGYRYGLNLVGGAIIILFGMFLIGMAKITMLQRDFRFYLSIPGGRPLSAYVLGLAFGFGWTPCIGPILGAILTASAATATVPEGVALLGIYSAGLGVPFLLTATFTNCLTRHLRTISRVGHRLHQFAGLVMIAMGLAMITGQLSALSYWLLEAFPSLGRIG; via the coding sequence ATGCTTGAGCTATCCGGAATTGGCTTGATCGCCGCATTCCTGGCCGGCGCCGTATCGTTTGTATCGCCCTGCGTCCTGCCTTTGGTGCCGGGCTATATCTCCTATGTCGCCGGACAAACGGCGGGCGCGACCGTTGTCGAATCGTCCCATCGTCGACGACAGGCACTGAGCATGGGCCTTTACTTTGTTCTTGGGTTTTCCACTATTTTTATGGCTCTTGGCGCGAGCGCGACCGCGCTGGGTCAGATGCTGTTAGGCTACCGGTACGGGCTCAATCTCGTTGGCGGCGCCATTATCATCCTGTTCGGTATGTTCTTGATCGGCATGGCAAAGATCACGATGCTGCAACGAGATTTCCGGTTCTACCTTTCCATTCCTGGCGGGCGGCCACTATCTGCCTATGTTCTTGGTCTCGCCTTCGGTTTCGGCTGGACGCCCTGTATCGGGCCAATCCTTGGTGCCATTCTGACTGCAAGTGCAGCCACTGCAACAGTGCCCGAGGGCGTCGCTCTGCTTGGCATCTATTCGGCGGGCCTAGGAGTGCCGTTCCTGCTCACAGCCACTTTTACTAATTGCCTGACACGGCACCTTCGCACGATCAGTCGAGTCGGCCATCGGCTGCATCAGTTTGCGGGGCTGGTAATGATAGCAATGGGGCTTGCCATGATAACTGGGCAGCTTTCGGCGCTGTCCTATTGGCTGCTCGAGGCATTTCCATCACTCGGTCGCATCGGATAA
- a CDS encoding cytochrome-c oxidase has protein sequence MKYLAILGLLVAVMPAFAHHPGERLDEVMANKEPAFEPTDTRSMPDLALTDEQGARLTFRDLRESIVVLSFVPRDCGAPCVEQQDNLASVQEQVNITPMKQMVTFLTIRDRKTSNGAPWDNANWRSVAPQDEVVAESARRFATLSDRNPSSPLVHVIDRGSRHAGLFHGTEFQQINLVRYINGLTNAPPAGDEPEPDTWWNSLMGVFK, from the coding sequence ATGAAATACCTCGCCATTCTGGGCCTACTTGTAGCAGTCATGCCGGCGTTCGCCCATCACCCCGGCGAACGATTGGACGAGGTGATGGCGAACAAAGAACCCGCCTTCGAACCGACGGATACCCGGTCGATGCCGGATCTGGCGCTGACCGATGAGCAAGGCGCCAGGCTGACCTTTCGCGATCTGCGGGAAAGCATCGTTGTCCTGAGCTTCGTGCCTCGCGATTGCGGGGCTCCCTGTGTGGAACAACAGGACAACCTCGCCTCGGTGCAGGAGCAAGTGAACATCACGCCCATGAAGCAGATGGTGACGTTCCTGACGATCCGTGATCGCAAAACCTCCAACGGTGCACCTTGGGATAACGCGAATTGGCGATCAGTGGCGCCCCAAGACGAAGTGGTGGCCGAAAGCGCCCGCCGCTTCGCGACTTTGAGCGATCGAAACCCATCGTCCCCGCTCGTTCACGTGATCGATAGGGGTAGCCGGCATGCCGGCCTGTTTCACGGAACCGAATTCCAACAGATCAACCTCGTTCGCTATATCAACGGCCTGACGAACGCGCCCCCGGCCGGTGACGAACCAGAACCCGACACTTGGTGGAATAGCCTCATGGGGGTGTTCAAATGA
- a CDS encoding copper chaperone PCu(A)C — translation MADETVRIVEPWARATILASRPGAVYLTIESTRDDRLLSVESPVADRVTIHTTENNDDVNRMVLLDALSLPAGERVVLAPGGTHLMLMGLSERLTEGARFPITLRFDQAVEVTVTVPVLGVGANGPEEDMQ, via the coding sequence ATGGCCGACGAGACCGTGAGGATTGTGGAGCCCTGGGCCCGTGCCACCATTCTCGCATCCCGTCCCGGCGCCGTCTATCTGACCATTGAGAGTACGCGCGACGACCGGTTGCTGTCGGTTGAGAGCCCTGTTGCCGACCGGGTGACGATCCACACCACTGAGAACAACGACGACGTCAATCGGATGGTGCTCCTCGACGCATTGAGTTTGCCGGCGGGCGAGCGGGTCGTGCTCGCGCCAGGCGGCACACATCTGATGTTGATGGGCCTGAGCGAGCGGCTGACCGAAGGTGCGCGGTTTCCTATCACCCTGCGTTTCGATCAGGCTGTCGAGGTCACAGTCACTGTCCCTGTGCTCGGCGTCGGGGCCAACGGGCCGGAAGAGGATATGCAATGA
- a CDS encoding SCO family protein has translation MTSRTFPKLARVRYALWGLTVVAASVFAGLYMRGTPAPQEGRQATQIGEAAIRSEFTLTDHTGDRVTEADFLGRWQLVFFGFTYCPDVCPTTLAYMASVLDTLEATADRIAPLFITVDPARDTPTVMADYVSAFHPKLTGLTGSEEDVAAAAHAFRVYYERLEEGSAQDGYLMAHSGHIYLMTPEGRFETTFLEGDQPPEEVARKIQDVIERYGK, from the coding sequence ATGACTTCTCGCACATTCCCAAAACTGGCCCGGGTTCGATACGCCCTCTGGGGTCTCACCGTCGTCGCGGCGTCCGTATTTGCCGGCCTATACATGAGAGGGACACCGGCACCGCAGGAAGGCCGGCAGGCCACGCAAATCGGTGAAGCGGCGATCCGCTCGGAATTCACGCTGACTGACCACACCGGAGACCGCGTCACCGAGGCCGACTTTCTGGGTCGCTGGCAATTGGTATTCTTCGGGTTCACCTATTGCCCCGATGTTTGTCCCACGACGCTGGCCTACATGGCGAGCGTCCTGGACACACTCGAAGCGACGGCGGACAGAATCGCGCCTCTGTTCATCACAGTCGATCCTGCGCGGGATACGCCGACAGTAATGGCCGACTATGTATCGGCATTCCATCCGAAACTCACCGGCTTGACCGGTAGTGAAGAGGATGTCGCCGCTGCGGCCCATGCCTTTCGCGTCTACTACGAACGGTTGGAGGAAGGCAGCGCCCAAGACGGCTATCTCATGGCGCATTCGGGCCACATCTACCTCATGACCCCCGAGGGGCGGTTCGAGACCACCTTTCTTGAAGGCGATCAACCCCCGGAAGAGGTGGCTCGGAAAATCCAGGACGTCATAGAGAGGTACGGAAAATGA
- a CDS encoding TlpA disulfide reductase family protein → MKTISIAVLALFLGLGTSVAAEPSAMRLHETPQPVPRIDFTGGSGAPHTLEAWRSKVVLLNVWATWCGPCRAEMPTLDRLQATLGGEHFEVLALSIDRAGADLVREFFDEIGIEHLGIFVDKTGKASRDLKIFGLPGTLLIGPDGRELGRLIGPAEWDTPEMIAFFETVIADHTGKETNP, encoded by the coding sequence ATGAAGACCATTTCCATTGCCGTGCTCGCCCTCTTTCTTGGGTTGGGGACTTCCGTAGCGGCTGAGCCGTCGGCGATGCGCCTGCACGAGACGCCGCAGCCCGTCCCCCGAATCGACTTCACAGGCGGGAGCGGTGCACCGCACACGCTGGAAGCCTGGCGGAGCAAGGTGGTCCTTCTCAATGTCTGGGCCACCTGGTGCGGACCGTGTCGCGCCGAGATGCCTACGCTCGACCGACTGCAAGCAACGTTGGGTGGCGAGCACTTCGAGGTTCTGGCGCTGTCGATCGACCGTGCGGGAGCCGACTTGGTCCGTGAGTTCTTCGACGAGATCGGTATCGAGCATCTGGGCATCTTCGTGGACAAGACGGGTAAGGCCTCCCGCGATCTCAAGATCTTCGGGCTTCCGGGAACGTTGCTCATCGGACCGGACGGCCGGGAACTCGGCCGGCTGATCGGGCCGGCGGAATGGGACACGCCGGAAATGATTGCCTTCTTCGAGACCGTGATCGCCGACCATACAGGAAAGGAAACGAACCCATGA
- a CDS encoding DsbE family thiol:disulfide interchange protein has translation MFRSRTGSQRRTVYRLVFAAPVVLFGILAIALGWSLTQNARDIPSALIGRPVPEFTLPPVEGRTLGLSSGDLHGEVSLVNVFASWCTACRYEHPLLMDLARRGVVPLHGLNYKDRPADAAAWLDELGDPYTRSGADRDGRVAIDWGVYGVPETFVVDANGRIAFKQIGPVTREVLENTILPLVERLRTE, from the coding sequence ATGTTCCGAAGCAGGACGGGCTCTCAACGTCGGACTGTCTACCGGCTCGTCTTCGCGGCTCCCGTAGTGCTTTTCGGCATCTTGGCCATCGCCCTTGGATGGAGCCTCACGCAGAACGCAAGAGACATCCCTTCGGCGCTGATCGGCAGGCCTGTGCCTGAGTTTACCTTGCCGCCCGTCGAGGGAAGGACACTGGGGCTATCCAGCGGTGATCTGCACGGCGAAGTGTCGCTCGTCAACGTCTTCGCCTCCTGGTGCACGGCCTGCCGCTACGAGCATCCGCTGTTGATGGACCTCGCCCGGCGCGGTGTCGTGCCGCTGCACGGCCTGAACTACAAGGACCGGCCGGCGGACGCCGCAGCATGGCTCGACGAGCTGGGCGATCCCTACACCCGCTCCGGTGCCGACCGGGACGGCCGGGTTGCCATCGATTGGGGTGTCTATGGCGTCCCCGAGACCTTCGTCGTCGATGCAAATGGCCGCATTGCCTTCAAGCAAATCGGCCCGGTGACGCGCGAGGTTCTTGAAAACACGATCCTACCGCTGGTGGAACGCTTGCGGACGGAATAA
- a CDS encoding DUF411 domain-containing protein, with protein MLGVAGYLTLGTKAQAEEVTLYKNPQCGCCEVYAEYLRENGFTVTVEPTHELVPMSRAAGIPDDFQGCHLAFIDDYVVSGHVPVETVNRLLDERPDIKGVTLPGMPLGSPGMSGVKTAPFTIYAVGDDQPSVYAVE; from the coding sequence ATGTTGGGTGTCGCCGGCTATTTAACTCTGGGCACTAAGGCACAGGCCGAAGAGGTGACCCTCTACAAGAACCCGCAATGCGGCTGCTGCGAAGTCTATGCCGAGTATCTGCGAGAAAATGGCTTCACAGTCACCGTCGAGCCGACCCATGAACTCGTCCCGATGAGCCGCGCGGCCGGCATCCCTGACGATTTCCAGGGCTGCCACCTCGCCTTCATCGACGACTACGTTGTGAGCGGCCATGTGCCCGTGGAAACGGTCAATCGCCTGCTGGACGAGCGGCCGGACATCAAGGGCGTGACCTTGCCCGGTATGCCGCTAGGTTCGCCCGGCATGAGCGGCGTCAAGACCGCTCCCTTCACCATTTACGCCGTAGGTGACGATCAACCGTCCGTCTACGCGGTCGAATAA